The following are from one region of the Halarcobacter sp. genome:
- a CDS encoding PAS domain S-box protein: MKDKMNIEFDNLEKDYKSLFEHSRVGIIYLDKVGDFTKVNNKFCEIVGYSKEELLKSNFSDITYKDDIDKSLILYNETQQKEDNSYTLEKRYIRKDQKIIWVEIFINHISDDNGKFLYTLGFITDISKRKSIQDTILEQTKTMQLYLDIVDVAIVVVNKQGNITLVNRKTCEILDHEEHSILGKNWFNNFVGKKDRQKEIFDFVNAINNKVDISEKIQYNVICSDDKERTILWRRRYIYDDKKTISGMISSGEDITELLKLEDDKKRNEKLLFHQAKLASMGEMLRNIAHQWRQPLSTISTAASGIKVQKEMGILKDEDFDLSLSAIVNMTQYLSQIINEFQSFFKTDDINTKFSNKELFFKVENFILNSFKSSNIDLKIKSDMEFNIKGPFHELIKVIITMLNNAKDAFSNKNIDNKIVFLESHIEEKFYTIYIKDNAGGVDENNIDRIFEPYFTTKHQSLGTGIGLFMAKDVIENRFQGKLEVFNEEITYKTDLRKGAVFKISIPKISI; the protein is encoded by the coding sequence TTGAAAGATAAAATGAATATAGAATTTGATAACTTAGAAAAAGATTATAAATCTCTTTTTGAACACTCACGTGTGGGTATTATTTATTTAGATAAAGTAGGGGACTTTACTAAAGTTAATAATAAGTTTTGTGAGATAGTGGGATATTCAAAAGAGGAACTACTTAAATCAAATTTTTCAGATATTACTTATAAAGATGATATAGATAAAAGTTTGATTTTATATAATGAAACTCAACAAAAAGAAGATAATAGTTATACTTTAGAAAAAAGATATATAAGAAAAGATCAAAAAATTATTTGGGTAGAGATTTTTATAAATCATATTTCTGATGATAACGGTAAATTTTTATATACATTAGGGTTTATCACTGATATCTCAAAAAGAAAAAGTATTCAAGATACTATTTTAGAACAAACAAAAACTATGCAACTATATCTTGATATTGTTGATGTTGCTATTGTAGTTGTAAATAAACAAGGCAATATCACTTTAGTTAATAGAAAAACTTGTGAGATTTTAGACCATGAAGAGCATTCTATTTTAGGAAAAAATTGGTTTAATAATTTTGTTGGAAAAAAAGATAGACAAAAAGAGATATTTGATTTTGTAAATGCAATTAACAATAAAGTAGATATATCTGAAAAAATTCAATATAACGTGATTTGTTCAGATGATAAAGAACGAACAATTCTTTGGAGAAGAAGATATATTTATGATGATAAAAAAACAATCTCAGGGATGATATCTTCGGGTGAAGATATTACAGAATTATTAAAACTTGAAGATGATAAAAAAAGAAATGAAAAACTTCTTTTCCATCAAGCAAAGCTTGCATCAATGGGAGAGATGTTAAGAAATATAGCTCACCAATGGAGACAACCTTTAAGTACTATTTCAACTGCAGCATCAGGGATAAAAGTACAAAAAGAGATGGGAATCTTAAAAGATGAAGATTTTGATTTAAGTTTGTCTGCAATTGTAAATATGACTCAATATTTATCTCAAATAATAAATGAGTTTCAAAGCTTTTTTAAAACAGATGATATAAATACCAAATTTTCAAATAAAGAACTTTTTTTCAAAGTTGAGAATTTTATATTAAATAGTTTTAAATCTTCAAATATTGATTTAAAAATTAAAAGTGATATGGAGTTTAATATTAAAGGACCTTTTCACGAATTGATTAAAGTTATTATCACAATGTTAAATAATGCGAAAGATGCATTTTCTAATAAAAATATAGATAATAAAATTGTTTTTTTAGAGAGTCATATTGAAGAGAAGTTTTATACTATATATATTAAAGACAATGCTGGTGGGGTAGATGAAAATAATATAGATAGAATTTTTGAACCATATTTTACCACTAAACATCAAAGCTTAGGGACTGGTATTGGGCTTTTTATGGCTAAAGATGTGATAGAAAATAGATTTCAAGGAAAACTAGAAGTTTTTAACGAAGAGATTACTTATAAAACAGACCTTAGAAAAGGTGCTGTTTTTAAAATAAGTATTCCTAAAATTAGTATATAA
- a CDS encoding mechanosensitive ion channel domain-containing protein: protein MHKFLKIFILYFFIPCYLFSAQTLFTGNLEKAKEEIQSTQENLDEQSIDQKVNEQIKIAQNVIKNINEEVYLLKEFQNKDYSTRINYLENRISLNQKEDNNLAIKRDQIELQLLRQEAFYESTLKDLVESRRSFKDIEYFEEVLNTNIQYLLKNNFDKFRAIYENEKNNENKISKELTDNYLKLANQYIQQLFTLRYLKENIDQYRTTNFFIDNFNLQYVISIIDSNKFISSISKFTSYHFKMTIGEIVIVLLVLLFFKLFVTKVITIFISLLNRIFIQNYNRDEDEEEENKEILEYIENSIRKPLVIALYTLSIHISLYILVKDTLLLNKVVPWINTLYIGLLTWAIYALLSNSITSFAQHLVEKYPNVRREMIVFILRILKVIFILLVILFLFTQLGIDIKAIAASLGVGGIAIALASKDTLANFFGSLNIMSDNSFSQGDWILANDVEGTVVDIRMRTTRIRTFDNAMITIPNSELANTHIKNYSKRRIGRRIKMTLNITYESSIDDIYNLKKDIHEMLINHSGIASERTIKERRTRRFEAIKREDLNGVKRNLMVYIDEYGSSSINIFIYCFSRSPDWEDWLEVKEDVIMRINKLVKENNCDFAYPTQTLFMKKD from the coding sequence ATGCACAAATTTTTAAAAATTTTTATTTTATATTTCTTTATTCCTTGTTATCTATTTTCAGCTCAAACACTTTTTACTGGGAATTTAGAAAAAGCAAAAGAAGAGATTCAATCTACACAAGAAAATCTTGATGAACAATCAATTGATCAAAAAGTAAATGAGCAAATAAAAATTGCACAAAATGTTATTAAAAATATTAATGAAGAGGTTTATTTATTAAAAGAGTTTCAAAATAAAGATTACAGTACAAGAATAAATTATCTTGAAAATAGAATCAGCTTAAATCAAAAAGAGGATAATAATTTAGCCATAAAAAGAGATCAGATTGAACTGCAACTTTTAAGACAAGAGGCATTTTATGAATCAACACTTAAGGATTTAGTTGAATCAAGAAGATCTTTTAAAGATATTGAATATTTTGAAGAAGTGTTAAATACTAACATCCAATATCTTTTAAAAAACAATTTTGATAAATTTCGAGCTATTTATGAAAATGAAAAAAATAATGAAAACAAAATCTCAAAAGAACTAACAGATAACTATCTAAAACTAGCAAATCAATATATTCAACAACTATTTACATTGAGATATTTGAAAGAGAATATAGATCAATATAGAACAACAAACTTTTTTATAGATAACTTTAATCTACAATATGTAATATCTATTATTGATTCAAACAAATTTATCTCCTCTATATCAAAATTTACTTCATATCATTTTAAAATGACAATCGGAGAGATTGTAATTGTTTTATTGGTTTTACTATTTTTTAAACTTTTTGTTACAAAAGTCATTACTATATTTATCTCTTTGTTAAATAGAATATTTATTCAAAATTATAACAGAGATGAAGATGAGGAAGAAGAAAATAAAGAGATTTTAGAATATATAGAAAACTCTATTCGAAAGCCACTTGTAATTGCACTTTATACTTTATCTATTCATATATCATTATACATATTAGTAAAAGACACCCTATTATTAAATAAAGTAGTGCCTTGGATAAATACTTTATATATAGGTCTTCTTACTTGGGCAATATATGCACTTCTATCAAATAGTATTACAAGTTTTGCTCAACATTTAGTTGAAAAATATCCTAATGTAAGAAGAGAGATGATTGTATTTATTCTTAGGATACTAAAAGTTATATTTATACTTTTAGTTATTCTTTTTCTTTTTACCCAATTAGGAATTGATATAAAAGCAATTGCTGCTTCACTTGGGGTTGGGGGTATCGCCATAGCCTTAGCATCTAAAGATACTTTAGCAAACTTTTTTGGTTCTTTAAATATTATGAGTGATAACTCTTTTTCACAAGGTGATTGGATACTTGCCAATGATGTTGAAGGTACTGTTGTAGATATTAGAATGAGAACAACAAGAATAAGAACATTTGATAATGCAATGATCACTATTCCAAACTCTGAACTTGCAAATACCCATATAAAAAATTATTCAAAAAGAAGAATTGGTAGAAGAATCAAAATGACTCTTAATATAACTTATGAAAGTTCTATTGATGATATATATAATCTTAAAAAAGATATCCATGAGATGCTTATCAATCATTCTGGTATTGCCAGTGAAAGAACAATCAAAGAGAGAAGAACAAGAAGATTTGAAGCAATAAAAAGAGAAGATTTAAATGGAGTAAAAAGAAACCTTATGGTTTATATAGATGAATATGGCTCAAGTTCTATAAATATTTTTATCTATTGCTTTTCGAGAAGTCCAGATTGGGAAGATTGGTTAGAAGTAAAAGAGGATGTAATTATGAGAATCAATAAATTAGTTAAAGAAAACAATTGTGATTTTGCATACCCTACGCAAACACTTTTTATGAAAAAGGATTAA
- a CDS encoding TonB-dependent receptor plug domain-containing protein gives MLRFILIFILLFKILFASSNIDSLLQEYEETSKNSLQTLNEKMGHARIYSQNDLKAMQYDRLSEILKELPITSLNKSSFGANTLSLVGTKSETSGYFRLFINDHEVSSAYTQSPFLSWYELPVSLIDYIEIYMGEGSFTLGSETGVEFIRVYTKKPSKENGGNIKTTISNNSDNSQEFSYSSMLENGWSYLLYFANQNSFFDRFNKNDLLDNDTSQKYLFLDIGNDKNKINLGYTKLEKENYQGMSYDANADDGKIKSTNFFINYNRYFLDDDSLKLNLSADVENRIFEEQNKEAIGVVGIPGYLGRFITKFDDDSKFTKLNATLSKNFKTKKNNLFTSLSFSSKDYDVNSRAVNNMPLYNYGNQFNKERSYSLAIQDDYKLLDNLIIIGNFKVNNYQRNGFMVDKTENLYRIGAIYLPTTNLGFKTFYTMSHIPPSFYNIDSAFMQRPTLDSQKYDYFTFEGAYTFEKSRLSVEYFNVHITDYIYFAHPIGFINVDHKIKTNGFIFDYTYNFDKKSKLDFNYFYSQLTEEQSNYTDGGYLKYTKSFDKTSYFASLIFRKGFSYLGLDIKNSYNLNIGATHSFTKNFSVSVKGTNLLNKPTQSILSDYTAGYGNPNLSLIDDYDRAISFSLNWRF, from the coding sequence GTGTTAAGATTTATATTAATTTTTATTTTACTATTTAAAATACTTTTTGCATCTTCAAATATTGATTCCTTACTACAGGAGTATGAAGAGACTTCAAAAAATTCATTACAAACTCTTAATGAAAAAATGGGTCATGCAAGAATATATTCTCAAAATGACTTAAAAGCTATGCAATACGATAGATTGAGCGAAATATTAAAAGAGTTACCTATAACTAGTTTAAATAAAAGTTCATTTGGAGCAAATACCTTATCTTTAGTTGGAACAAAATCTGAAACAAGTGGATATTTTAGACTTTTTATAAATGATCATGAAGTAAGTTCAGCATATACCCAATCTCCTTTTTTAAGTTGGTATGAACTTCCTGTTAGCCTTATAGATTACATAGAGATTTATATGGGAGAGGGTTCATTTACTTTAGGAAGTGAAACAGGTGTTGAGTTTATTAGAGTTTATACCAAAAAACCTTCAAAAGAGAATGGTGGAAACATTAAAACTACTATCTCAAATAATAGTGATAATTCCCAAGAGTTTTCTTACTCAAGTATGCTTGAAAATGGTTGGTCTTATTTATTATATTTTGCAAACCAAAACAGTTTTTTTGATAGATTTAATAAAAATGATTTACTTGACAATGATACATCTCAAAAATATCTATTTTTAGATATAGGAAATGATAAAAATAAAATAAACCTAGGATATACTAAATTAGAAAAAGAGAATTATCAAGGTATGTCTTATGATGCAAACGCTGATGATGGAAAAATTAAATCTACTAATTTTTTTATAAATTATAATAGATATTTTTTAGATGATGATTCTTTAAAACTTAATCTTTCAGCAGATGTAGAAAATAGAATATTTGAAGAACAAAATAAAGAAGCAATAGGCGTAGTTGGAATACCTGGTTATTTAGGAAGATTTATTACAAAATTTGATGATGATTCCAAGTTTACAAAACTAAATGCAACTCTTTCAAAAAATTTTAAAACGAAGAAAAACAATTTATTTACTTCTCTGAGTTTTTCAAGTAAAGATTATGATGTTAACAGTAGAGCTGTAAATAATATGCCACTATATAACTATGGAAATCAATTTAATAAAGAGAGATCATACTCTTTAGCTATTCAAGATGATTATAAACTTTTAGACAATTTAATAATAATTGGTAATTTTAAAGTGAACAATTATCAAAGAAATGGCTTTATGGTTGATAAAACAGAAAACCTTTATAGAATTGGTGCAATCTATTTACCAACAACAAATCTTGGTTTCAAAACTTTTTATACTATGAGTCATATTCCCCCATCATTTTATAATATTGATTCTGCTTTTATGCAAAGACCAACTTTAGATTCTCAAAAATATGATTATTTTACATTTGAAGGTGCATACACTTTTGAAAAATCTAGATTAAGTGTAGAGTATTTTAATGTACATATCACCGATTATATCTATTTTGCACACCCAATAGGCTTTATAAATGTAGACCACAAAATAAAAACAAATGGATTTATATTTGATTATACTTATAATTTTGATAAAAAAAGTAAATTGGATTTCAACTATTTTTACAGTCAATTAACAGAAGAACAAAGTAATTACACTGATGGTGGTTATCTAAAATATACTAAATCTTTTGATAAAACTAGTTATTTTGCTTCACTTATATTTAGAAAAGGTTTTAGTTATTTAGGATTAGATATTAAAAACTCTTACAATTTAAATATTGGGGCCACACATAGTTTTACAAAAAATTTTAGTGTAAGTGTAAAAGGAACTAACCTTTTAAATAAACCTACACAATCTATTTTAAGTGATTATACAGCAGGTTATGGTAACCCTAATTTATCACTTATTGATGATTATGATAGAGCTATATCTTTTAGCTTGAATTGGAGATTTTGA
- a CDS encoding DUF2325 domain-containing protein, with protein MSVLIIGGDKIDTIKSILDELGKFSITHWDTRKKSSACRKEIPKNTDYVLMLTDFINHNAMYKYRKEAKKKNIPLICTKRSASSVYCEVCKFLKVNNCKED; from the coding sequence ATGTCAGTATTAATAATAGGTGGAGACAAGATAGATACTATTAAAAGTATTTTAGATGAATTAGGAAAATTCTCAATTACACATTGGGATACTAGAAAAAAATCAAGTGCTTGTAGAAAAGAGATTCCAAAAAATACAGACTATGTACTTATGCTTACTGATTTTATTAACCATAATGCAATGTATAAATATAGGAAAGAAGCAAAAAAGAAAAATATACCTTTAATCTGTACAAAAAGAAGTGCAAGTTCAGTTTATTGTGAAGTTTGCAAATTTTTAAAAGTGAACAATTGTAAGGAGGATTAA
- a CDS encoding flavodoxin, producing the protein MKAIFYASSTGNTEFVSKMIKKRLEDFELIDIASDGISKMNDCSSLIIGVSTWGEGDLQDDWEDCYDELQEMDFSNKKIALFGLGDQESYGDEFVNAMGTIYDVVSKDGNEVVGFTSTDDYDFEESTAVRNGEFVGLVIDEDNQSSLTKSRVDTWCQEIKNTL; encoded by the coding sequence ATGAAAGCTATTTTTTATGCAAGTAGTACAGGTAATACTGAATTTGTATCAAAAATGATAAAAAAAAGATTAGAAGATTTTGAGTTAATTGATATTGCTTCAGATGGAATATCAAAAATGAATGACTGTAGTTCTCTTATAATTGGTGTCTCAACTTGGGGTGAGGGCGATTTGCAAGATGATTGGGAAGATTGTTATGATGAATTGCAAGAGATGGATTTTTCAAATAAAAAAATTGCTTTATTTGGTTTAGGTGACCAAGAGAGTTATGGTGATGAGTTTGTAAATGCAATGGGAACGATTTATGATGTTGTATCAAAAGATGGAAATGAAGTTGTAGGATTTACATCAACTGATGATTATGATTTTGAAGAATCTACAGCGGTTAGAAATGGTGAGTTTGTTGGGCTTGTAATTGATGAAGATAATCAATCATCTTTAACCAAAAGTAGAGTTGATACTTGGTGTCAAGAGATAAAAAACACTTTATAG
- a CDS encoding DNA polymerase IV: protein MFIHLDLDCFFVSAHRTLDYSLRNIPAAVGGRSNLNIFSTKKEVRKISENNGAFVSTILTNEGEKTFNDYFVDENGKIRGIITTSSYEAREFGVKTAMSVNEALKLCPKLKMIPPNYPLYHELSQKLYKLLSYEIPLVEQFSIDEFFGDLRGYISEEEIVDFAYYLKDKIQKELKLPISIGIAHSKYLAKLITEYAKPDGVKYVKKEDMDDFIKDIPIKEFPGIGKGYQQKLQGYGIKTLGDIKNKKNLFYSWKKPGIDLYNRVCGINDTQLTQHRDKKSIGIGRTFDPIYDRQELIRRVIILSRYLCFIVKKSDVNPLTYAIKIKYESNTKSKNYVNVNRIFNESDFKAKMKTLFLENDIHPSHSVVQLNLTVSNFSKPKEFTYNIFEYEEDIKKRELTNKLQSLRDKYGVDIIKTASELKEKITNKDDIIKKR, encoded by the coding sequence ATGTTCATACACTTAGATTTAGATTGTTTTTTTGTATCTGCTCACAGAACTTTAGATTATAGTTTAAGAAATATTCCAGCTGCTGTTGGAGGTAGAAGTAATTTAAATATTTTCTCAACTAAAAAAGAGGTTCGTAAAATTAGTGAAAATAATGGTGCTTTTGTAAGTACCATATTAACAAATGAGGGTGAAAAAACTTTTAATGATTATTTTGTAGATGAAAATGGAAAAATAAGAGGAATAATAACAACTTCATCTTATGAAGCAAGAGAATTTGGGGTTAAAACAGCGATGAGTGTTAACGAAGCCTTAAAGCTTTGTCCCAAACTTAAAATGATACCACCAAATTATCCTTTATATCATGAGCTTTCTCAAAAACTATATAAACTATTATCATATGAAATTCCTTTAGTAGAACAATTCTCAATAGATGAGTTTTTTGGTGATTTAAGAGGATATATAAGTGAAGAAGAGATTGTTGATTTTGCATATTATTTAAAAGATAAAATTCAAAAAGAGCTAAAACTTCCAATTTCAATCGGGATTGCCCATTCCAAATATTTAGCAAAACTAATAACAGAATATGCCAAACCTGATGGTGTAAAATATGTAAAAAAAGAGGATATGGATGATTTCATAAAAGATATTCCTATAAAAGAGTTTCCAGGTATAGGAAAAGGGTATCAGCAAAAACTTCAAGGTTATGGAATAAAAACTCTAGGAGATATAAAAAATAAAAAAAATCTGTTTTATTCTTGGAAAAAGCCAGGGATAGATTTATATAATAGAGTTTGTGGAATAAATGATACCCAACTAACTCAACACAGAGATAAAAAATCAATAGGTATAGGAAGAACTTTTGATCCTATTTATGATAGACAAGAGCTAATCAGAAGAGTAATAATTTTATCAAGATATTTGTGTTTTATAGTTAAAAAAAGTGATGTAAATCCTTTAACCTATGCTATAAAAATAAAATATGAATCAAATACAAAATCTAAAAACTATGTAAATGTTAATAGAATTTTCAATGAGAGTGATTTTAAGGCAAAAATGAAAACACTTTTTCTTGAAAATGATATTCATCCAAGTCATAGTGTAGTACAGTTAAACCTAACTGTATCAAACTTTTCAAAACCAAAAGAGTTTACTTATAATATATTTGAGTATGAAGAGGATATAAAAAAAAGGGAACTTACAAATAAATTACAATCTTTAAGGGATAAGTATGGAGTTGATATAATTAAAACTGCATCAGAATTAAAAGAAAAAATAACAAATAAAGATGATATAATAAAAAAAAGGTAG
- a CDS encoding Opr family porin has translation MKKISLAVSSLLLTSSLFADNSLSDAIKGGTVSGDVTLYGERQNNSGVNADSGFTMGSIQLSYETAEYNGFKAAVGFRGNHDFSEVEDGDYSDGSESKAIMHTANASYTNKYFGLTLGRQEIDLEWMGDFHEAAVLAVSAIPDTTLVFGYSQRIAVADEDAVLEDFADLANGAFVIDAKYEGIENLVLNPYFYNVDIDTGDASWYGLKVNYDTDVFGITLHGAKSSEDAIDVEDGKIYHIEGRTSLAGFGLMAGYVKTGDDGIGSMDAAGDNINPFDAIAGGDGNQVYSQDARTAYLGATYTIADIDLTAVYGQTKYEFDDKKENEFDFSAEYAITEELAIAATYINVDADSSIDDYDKVSLTLQYSF, from the coding sequence ATGAAAAAAATAAGTTTAGCTGTATCATCATTATTACTAACTTCAAGTTTGTTTGCTGATAATAGTTTAAGTGATGCAATAAAAGGTGGAACAGTAAGTGGTGATGTTACACTTTATGGAGAAAGACAAAATAATAGTGGGGTAAATGCTGATTCTGGCTTTACAATGGGTTCTATTCAACTTTCATATGAAACAGCAGAATATAATGGGTTTAAAGCTGCTGTTGGTTTTAGAGGAAATCATGATTTCTCAGAAGTAGAAGATGGGGATTACTCAGATGGTTCTGAATCAAAAGCAATCATGCATACTGCAAATGCATCTTATACAAATAAGTATTTTGGATTAACTTTAGGTAGACAAGAGATTGATTTAGAGTGGATGGGAGATTTTCATGAAGCAGCAGTTTTAGCTGTAAGTGCAATTCCTGATACAACATTAGTTTTTGGATATTCTCAAAGAATTGCAGTTGCAGATGAAGATGCAGTATTAGAAGATTTTGCTGATTTAGCAAATGGTGCTTTTGTTATTGATGCTAAATATGAGGGTATTGAGAATCTTGTTTTAAATCCATATTTTTATAATGTGGATATAGATACAGGAGATGCTTCTTGGTATGGTTTAAAAGTTAATTATGATACTGATGTTTTTGGAATTACTTTGCATGGAGCAAAATCATCTGAAGATGCAATTGACGTTGAAGATGGTAAGATTTATCATATTGAAGGAAGAACAAGTTTAGCAGGATTTGGTTTAATGGCTGGATATGTTAAAACTGGTGATGATGGAATTGGTTCTATGGATGCAGCAGGGGATAACATCAATCCTTTTGATGCTATTGCAGGTGGAGATGGAAATCAAGTTTATTCACAAGATGCAAGAACTGCATATTTAGGTGCAACGTATACTATTGCAGATATTGACTTAACTGCTGTGTATGGTCAAACTAAATACGAATTTGATGATAAAAAAGAGAATGAGTTTGATTTCTCTGCTGAATATGCAATTACTGAAGAATTGGCTATAGCTGCAACATATATTAATGTTGATGCAGATTCATCTATTGATGATTATGATAAAGTAAGTTTAACTTTACAGTATTCATTCTAG
- a CDS encoding EAL domain-containing protein: MSTKFIIKKPFYLIVFSLLISISLGILLYGTIQLEKKFEQKMLDISTSDVISISKNSSNVITSLLKDSKDYVTDIKTNPQLYNIIEGNLSILLTKNIKYAYLLYRDKRGVFRFLIDGAPEQDKAFINQKFDIDSPKWLDVFTEKKPMLIKQPLLHQLSITYLVPILYKDNVELILAIDFSVEKVEDINQIISVIKYVIISIIFVILLFIVAFVIQTIKYISAKKNAFIDKLTNVYNRNYLQESKDFINLTDYILIALDIDHFKKINDTYGHDVGDKILKQIASTILFCVRQNEDIIVRYGGEEFLVLIRTKRKNHLQALNVLERIFTTIQDKKFKISAEEFINVTVSIGVNLSPGKSRTFQDAFKLADIALYNAKNKGRNKIEIHSNEQDNNSLFMTINDVKDAIEENRVTCFYQKIIDNKNNQESHYEALLRIIARNGEIITPDKIFPVIKGTFISRNITKKVLEICYEKLNKNPDIYLNVNLNPQDIINDSILTILKNYANEKNIANRLGLEIVESEDIINYESSKRNLLMLKNLGYKLYIDDFGSGYSNFIYLTEINTDYIKIDGSIIKKILEDKVSYLVVKNIVNFAKEANIKVIAEYVKNEEIYNKVKELDIEYSQGYYFHKPEKLD, encoded by the coding sequence ATGAGTACTAAATTCATAATAAAAAAACCTTTTTATCTTATTGTTTTTTCATTATTAATTTCTATTTCTTTGGGTATTTTACTTTACGGAACTATCCAACTTGAAAAAAAATTTGAACAAAAAATGTTAGATATATCCACTTCAGATGTTATCTCAATCTCTAAAAACAGTTCTAATGTTATAACTTCACTTTTAAAAGATAGTAAAGATTATGTTACAGATATAAAAACAAACCCTCAATTATATAATATAATAGAAGGAAATCTAAGTATTCTTCTAACAAAAAACATAAAATATGCCTACTTACTTTATAGGGATAAAAGAGGTGTTTTTAGATTTTTAATTGATGGAGCGCCAGAACAAGACAAGGCGTTTATAAATCAAAAATTTGATATTGATAGTCCAAAATGGTTAGATGTTTTTACAGAAAAAAAACCTATGTTAATCAAACAACCATTACTACATCAATTATCAATCACTTATTTAGTTCCAATTTTGTATAAAGATAATGTTGAACTAATCTTAGCTATAGATTTTTCCGTAGAAAAAGTTGAAGATATAAATCAAATTATATCTGTAATAAAATATGTGATTATCTCTATAATTTTTGTAATCTTATTATTTATAGTAGCTTTTGTTATACAAACAATAAAATATATAAGTGCTAAAAAAAATGCTTTTATTGATAAATTAACAAATGTATACAACAGAAACTATTTACAAGAATCAAAGGATTTTATTAATTTAACTGATTATATTTTAATAGCTTTAGATATCGATCACTTTAAAAAGATAAATGATACCTATGGACATGATGTTGGAGATAAGATATTAAAACAGATTGCAAGTACAATCCTATTTTGTGTAAGACAAAATGAAGATATAATTGTAAGATATGGAGGAGAAGAGTTTTTAGTTTTAATAAGAACAAAAAGAAAAAATCACCTTCAAGCCCTTAATGTTTTAGAAAGAATATTTACAACAATACAAGATAAAAAATTTAAAATATCTGCTGAAGAGTTTATAAATGTTACTGTATCTATTGGAGTTAATCTTTCTCCAGGAAAATCAAGAACCTTTCAAGATGCATTTAAATTAGCTGATATAGCTTTATATAATGCAAAAAACAAAGGTCGTAATAAAATAGAAATACATTCAAACGAACAAGATAATAATAGTCTTTTTATGACAATAAATGACGTAAAAGATGCAATTGAAGAGAATAGAGTTACTTGCTTTTATCAAAAAATCATTGATAATAAAAACAATCAAGAATCTCACTATGAAGCTTTACTTAGAATAATTGCACGAAATGGAGAGATTATAACTCCTGATAAAATTTTCCCAGTGATTAAAGGAACATTTATCTCAAGAAATATCACTAAAAAAGTTTTAGAGATATGTTATGAAAAATTAAATAAGAATCCAGATATTTATTTAAATGTAAATTTAAATCCACAAGATATTATAAATGATTCAATTTTAACTATCTTAAAAAACTATGCAAATGAAAAAAATATTGCAAATAGATTAGGGTTAGAGATAGTTGAGAGCGAAGATATTATCAATTATGAGAGTTCAAAAAGAAATCTTCTAATGTTGAAAAATCTAGGATATAAACTCTATATTGATGATTTTGGAAGTGGCTATTCTAACTTTATATATCTAACAGAGATAAATACAGACTACATAAAAATTGATGGAAGTATTATAAAGAAAATTTTAGAAGATAAAGTATCTTATTTAGTTGTAAAAAACATTGTAAACTTTGCAAAAGAAGCAAACATAAAAGTTATTGCAGAATATGTAAAAAATGAAGAGATTTATAATAAAGTAAAAGAATTGGATATCGAATATTCACAAGGGTATTATTTCCATAAACCAGAAAAATTAGATTAA